In Streptomyces sp. NBC_00569, a single genomic region encodes these proteins:
- a CDS encoding sugar phosphate isomerase/epimerase family protein: MKSSRRAFLGTSLGLAAAVGAALPASAGQRRRIPRGGIGMHLYTMRDVLAKDFAGTVAQLAEIGYATVGVSGRHGYGAADIRRMLDTVGLRAVLEHVAYTTLTGSGLPQALEDLHTLGARWPVVPSLPGSMHSPAGYREAAREFNRIGAASREAGLGPVLFHNHDGDHDVLDGENLYDILVRETDPHLVAFELDVYWASKGGADPAAYFVRHRRRFPALHVKDMAPDGGFADVGSGTLDFAAMFDDAQAGGVRQWLVEHDTPKDPFATARNSYEYLAALRY, translated from the coding sequence ATGAAGAGCAGCAGAAGGGCCTTTCTCGGTACGTCGTTGGGGCTCGCGGCAGCGGTCGGTGCGGCGCTGCCGGCGTCGGCCGGGCAGCGGCGGCGCATCCCGCGCGGCGGCATCGGCATGCACCTCTACACGATGCGTGACGTCCTCGCGAAGGACTTCGCCGGCACCGTGGCGCAGCTCGCGGAGATCGGGTACGCGACGGTCGGTGTGAGCGGGCGGCACGGGTACGGGGCGGCGGACATCCGGCGGATGCTCGACACGGTCGGCCTGCGCGCGGTCCTGGAGCATGTCGCGTACACGACGCTGACGGGCAGCGGGCTGCCGCAGGCCCTGGAGGATCTGCACACCCTGGGCGCCAGGTGGCCGGTGGTGCCCAGTCTGCCGGGCTCGATGCACAGTCCGGCCGGATACCGGGAGGCGGCACGGGAGTTCAACCGGATCGGCGCCGCGTCACGCGAGGCGGGTCTGGGCCCCGTCCTGTTCCACAACCACGACGGCGACCATGACGTGCTGGACGGGGAGAACCTGTACGACATCCTCGTCCGCGAGACCGATCCGCATCTGGTCGCCTTCGAGCTGGACGTGTACTGGGCGTCGAAGGGCGGGGCTGATCCCGCCGCGTACTTCGTCCGGCACCGGCGCCGCTTCCCGGCCCTGCATGTGAAGGACATGGCGCCCGACGGCGGGTTCGCCGACGTGGGGTCGGGGACGCTCGACTTCGCCGCCATGTTCGACGACGCGCAGGCCGGCGGCGTGAGGCAGTGGCTGGTGGAGCACGACACCCCGAAGGATCCGTTCGCGACGGCCCGCAACAGTTACGAGTATCTGGCGGCGCTGCGGTACTGA